DNA from Vigna unguiculata cultivar IT97K-499-35 unplaced genomic scaffold, ASM411807v1 contig_458, whole genome shotgun sequence:
AGTAGGGCTGAGTACAGTGTTATATATGTGGATGCCCTCACCTGAGGAACGCTTGCCCGTGTATGGAGTGTTACTGccggtgcaacaactgtggcaaggaaggccactttgggaaggactGTCCCACCATTGCTAGGGCAGTGACACAACCTCCAGTTCAGACACCCCACCAGCATCAGCAGAGGGACAGAGGCAACAagcctcaggcgacgggcagGGTGTTCGACATGACAGGGACGGAGGCGGCAAGctcaggtaacttggttattGGTTATTGTGTGATCGCTGGTGCTAGTTGTTGTGTGTTATATGATaatggagcgacacactcctttgtgtcaaaTGCTTGTATGGAACGTTTGGGTCTGCTGGTGTgcgagctgcagtgtgagcttgcgATGTCTACTTCGGCGTCGGGTTTTGTCAAGACGTCGTCCTTATGTGCTAGGTGTTcggtggaggtagagggacgcaggtacaaGGTGAATCTAATCTGCttacctctacaggagttggaggtaatcttagggatggattggctctctgccaatcgaattcttatagattgtcgagagaaaagattgttgtttcctaactcagaggagcctgagtttgTATCTCCTTAGGGAGTGGTGAAGGAGATTCAGAGTGGCGCACAATGCTTCATAATCTTCGCTCATATGGAGGTAGAGAAGGAAGAAATGTTAGTTATACCGGTGGTGCACGAGTTTGTGGATATGTTCCCGGACGAGGTATCGGGGTGGTGATAACTCAATTTCTATACCTTCATATTGAAGCTTATTGCACTCATTTGCCATTTTTAGTTTCCTTTATCTTTCATCATAGCTTAAAAATTGTGATATTTTAAAGTTGTCTTCAAAAGCTGcagtatcgcctggcggtatttATTACCGCCCGGCGCTTCTTAAAGGATCATTTTCCACTGTCACGTTCCCGCCTGGCGCTATCCTTCTTCCGCTAGGCGCTGGCGGAAAAACGCTAATTTTGCAGCACTGACCTTTGCTGCTTGTtctgatcataactctctctaCAGGTGTCCAAATGAGTTGGTTCTTGTTGTGTTGGATTCTACACTCAAAGAGCTTTAATTGAAGTGGTAGAACGCAATTTTTGGAATTTTGTGCGAGATGCAGTTTCCTCTGGAAGATGGCAGCAGTTACAAAGGCAAAAACCACCTCATGTTTTCGTTGAAAACTTGGTGCATTTAGCAAAGCCTTGAGCAGACCCTTTCTTCACCT
Protein-coding regions in this window:
- the LOC114171979 gene encoding uncharacterized protein LOC114171979, which gives rise to MECYCRCNNCGKEGHFGKDCPTIARAVTQPPVQTPHQHQQRDRGNKPQATGRVFDMTGTEAASSGNLVIGYCVIAGASCCVLYDNGATHSFVSNACMERLGLLVCELQCELAMSTSASGFVKTSSLCARCSVEVEGRRYKVNLICLPLQELEGVVKEIQSGAQCFIIFAHMEVEKEEMLVIPVVHEFVDMFPDE